A single genomic interval of Bacillus smithii harbors:
- a CDS encoding AI-2E family transporter, whose product MEDYVKRFANSKTWRRIVILAIIVFFLYIVRSMMNVILLTFIFTFLMDRLEKMVSGFIRINRKITVILLYTIVVGLLLYGIVRYLPVIVAEITQLVKQITEFYTRPQHNVILNYLVDFLKEKQISSYLQQGVTFLLKYFTDISKIVLQVLLAIILSLFFLLEKERLIRFTRKFKHSKLSMFYDEIEFFGRKFVRTFGKVIEAQVVIAIVNTILSIAGLWIMGFPQLFGLAIMILFLGFIPVAGMIISLIPLSIIAYSIGGYIKVLYVLIMIAVVHAVEAYLLNPKLMSSKTNLPVFYTFMVLIFSEQFFGVWGLILGIPIFVFLLDVLEVTDSSDDKEKE is encoded by the coding sequence ATGGAAGACTACGTGAAACGATTTGCCAATTCGAAAACATGGCGAAGAATTGTGATTCTGGCCATTATTGTCTTTTTTCTCTATATAGTAAGAAGCATGATGAATGTTATTTTGCTTACATTTATTTTTACCTTTTTGATGGATCGATTGGAAAAAATGGTATCCGGATTCATTCGAATCAATCGAAAAATCACCGTCATCCTTTTATATACCATTGTGGTTGGTTTGCTTTTGTATGGAATTGTCAGGTATTTGCCGGTGATTGTTGCGGAAATTACCCAGTTGGTGAAACAAATCACTGAGTTTTACACGCGGCCGCAGCATAATGTCATCTTGAATTATTTGGTGGACTTCTTAAAAGAAAAGCAAATATCCAGTTATTTGCAGCAAGGCGTTACCTTCTTGCTGAAGTATTTTACGGATATCAGCAAAATCGTACTTCAAGTTTTGCTTGCCATTATTTTAAGTCTGTTTTTTTTGCTGGAAAAAGAGCGGCTTATTCGATTTACCCGTAAATTTAAGCACAGCAAATTGTCCATGTTTTATGACGAAATTGAGTTTTTCGGCCGGAAGTTTGTAAGAACGTTTGGCAAGGTGATTGAGGCCCAAGTCGTTATTGCGATCGTCAATACGATTTTGTCGATTGCCGGACTTTGGATTATGGGGTTTCCCCAATTGTTTGGCTTAGCGATCATGATTCTTTTTCTCGGCTTTATACCGGTTGCCGGAATGATTATTTCGCTTATTCCGCTTTCCATTATCGCATACAGCATCGGCGGGTATATAAAAGTATTGTATGTATTGATTATGATCGCTGTGGTTCATGCGGTCGAAGCCTATTTGCTGAACCCGAAACTCATGTCTTCTAAAACGAATTTGCCTGTTTTTTACACATTTATGGTCCTCATTTTTTCAGAACAATTTTTCGGTGTTTGGGGTTTGATCTTAGGGATTCCGATTTTTGTGTTTTTACTGGATGTTTTAGAGGTCACCGATTCATCCGACGACAAAGAAAAAGAATAA
- a CDS encoding PTS sugar transporter subunit IIB, translating to MKKILVVCGNGLGSSLIVEMNVKKILKEMGVEAEVSHTDLATSKSEQADIYLGSKEIVENLEDGKRTVVALKNILDQNEIRRELEKYF from the coding sequence ATGAAAAAGATTTTAGTCGTTTGCGGAAACGGATTAGGAAGCAGTTTAATTGTGGAAATGAATGTAAAAAAAATCTTGAAAGAAATGGGCGTAGAAGCGGAGGTCAGTCATACGGATCTGGCAACAAGCAAATCGGAACAAGCGGATATTTATCTTGGCTCTAAAGAGATTGTAGAAAACTTGGAGGATGGAAAAAGAACGGTTGTCGCATTGAAAAACATTCTCGATCAAAATGAAATCAGAAGAGAGCTTGAAAAATACTTTTAG
- a CDS encoding ABC transporter substrate-binding protein, giving the protein MGDVKHKKKWLLMGLVFVLAAALFAGCGKSKETGTTEKSTLDKIKKRGELVVGVKYDTYLFGYKDPKTGKVEGFDVDIAKALAKKIFGDEKKVKLVEVTSKTRIPMLQNGQIDAIIATMTITDERKKQVNFSDVYFDAGQSLLVKKGSPIKSVKDLKKGTKVLAVKGATSGDNVKAKAPDTQVLEFENYAEAFTALKSGKGDALTTDNSILYGMAAQDPNYEVVGGTFTNEPYGIAVRKGDEKFTKYINSFLKELKESGEYDRIKKKWIKQQ; this is encoded by the coding sequence ATGGGAGATGTGAAGCACAAAAAGAAATGGCTGCTGATGGGGCTAGTGTTTGTACTGGCAGCGGCTTTATTCGCCGGATGCGGCAAATCGAAAGAAACGGGCACAACAGAAAAAAGCACATTGGATAAGATTAAAAAGCGGGGGGAATTAGTGGTCGGCGTTAAATATGATACGTATTTATTCGGCTATAAGGATCCGAAAACCGGTAAAGTAGAAGGCTTTGATGTTGATATTGCCAAAGCGCTTGCCAAGAAAATTTTCGGCGATGAGAAGAAAGTCAAGCTTGTAGAAGTAACGTCCAAAACGCGAATTCCGATGCTGCAAAACGGCCAAATTGATGCCATTATTGCGACGATGACGATTACGGATGAACGCAAGAAACAAGTCAATTTTTCCGATGTGTATTTTGATGCGGGACAATCTCTGCTTGTGAAAAAGGGCAGTCCGATTAAAAGTGTAAAAGATTTGAAAAAAGGAACGAAAGTATTGGCCGTAAAAGGAGCAACGTCCGGAGATAATGTGAAAGCTAAAGCTCCAGATACGCAAGTGTTGGAATTTGAAAATTACGCCGAAGCGTTTACCGCATTAAAATCGGGAAAAGGGGATGCCTTGACAACGGATAATTCGATCCTTTATGGCATGGCGGCACAAGATCCTAACTATGAAGTGGTTGGCGGAACATTTACGAATGAGCCATACGGCATTGCCGTTCGAAAAGGCGATGAGAAATTCACGAAATACATCAATTCTTTCCTAAAAGAACTGAAGGAAAGCGGAGAGTATGATCGAATCAAGAAAAAATGGATTAAACAACAATAA
- a CDS encoding BglG family transcription antiterminator: MTLDHRSMAVLTKLVRSPSFVTVQELTESLNVSKRTVYYDMKKINYWLEKQKLPSVQYVRSQGFYLEEKSKREIPKKIPFVYRHYEYSPKERKAKMMVSLLMKERPVFLADLLKMVDVSRNTVIEDIKGLKEECKKFHVQIVSTKKKGYILFGKELDLRNALVYFLSQLSGNKEWMNGFFPVLHEITTEHLNLIYKMISESESMLNLHFTDEDVQTLSLRVYLFSKRIKQGYFVEMDPIEKDILRSTKEYLAAQHIGKQLERCFKLEIPEDEIYFLTTHLLSSKIIHSQNLDARNSDVAALREVCKKMVDDFQKYSCVFFRNRKAVENHLLLHLKPAFYRLKYGIKVNNPLFDSIKTNYADIFALTKKVIDHFQKLVGKPIPDDETALLAVHFGGWLNREEAEGHQRKKAVIVCANGVGTSLIMHRQLKELLPNVEIVDSLTKRQYDSASLDVDFVVSTVPLQDRGIPVFLTNPIMNEAEKNKLLKWTNHFTNNRENLSVQAFMNMIEKYADIHDYEGLARKVKEFLSVPSPTMKEVYKPMLNELIDEDHIVLKEEEKSWEDAIKTAAEPLLKTGAVTEGYVDAMIESVHELGPYIVIAPKVAIPHARPEKGVNRLGMTLLRLKKGVPFAEDGSRNVHLVIVLAAVDNETHLKALSQLSNLLSDSQNIEQLIKADTKKEILDLINQYSKE; encoded by the coding sequence ATGACGCTTGACCACCGCTCCATGGCCGTGCTAACGAAATTGGTTCGATCTCCTTCTTTTGTCACCGTTCAAGAATTAACGGAAAGTTTAAATGTTTCAAAGCGAACAGTTTACTATGATATGAAAAAGATCAACTATTGGTTGGAAAAACAAAAACTTCCTTCCGTTCAGTACGTTCGCTCTCAAGGTTTCTACTTGGAAGAAAAATCAAAACGAGAAATTCCGAAGAAAATACCCTTTGTCTATCGGCATTATGAATATTCGCCGAAAGAACGAAAAGCCAAAATGATGGTTTCGCTTCTGATGAAGGAGCGCCCCGTCTTTCTAGCAGATTTATTGAAGATGGTGGATGTCAGTCGGAATACGGTGATAGAAGATATCAAAGGGTTGAAAGAAGAATGCAAAAAGTTTCATGTACAAATCGTTTCCACTAAAAAGAAAGGGTATATCCTCTTTGGGAAAGAACTGGATTTGCGAAATGCCCTTGTTTACTTCTTGTCCCAGCTAAGTGGCAATAAAGAATGGATGAATGGATTCTTTCCCGTTTTACATGAAATTACAACTGAACATTTAAATTTGATTTACAAAATGATTTCCGAAAGCGAAAGTATGTTAAATCTTCACTTTACGGATGAAGATGTTCAAACGTTAAGTTTGCGTGTTTATCTTTTTTCGAAAAGAATCAAGCAAGGGTATTTTGTGGAAATGGATCCGATTGAAAAAGACATTCTCCGTTCTACAAAAGAATATTTGGCCGCTCAACATATCGGCAAGCAGTTGGAGCGTTGTTTCAAGCTGGAGATACCGGAAGACGAGATCTATTTTTTGACTACTCACTTACTCAGTTCTAAAATTATCCATTCTCAAAATTTAGATGCGAGGAATTCTGACGTTGCTGCTCTGCGAGAAGTATGTAAAAAAATGGTGGACGATTTTCAAAAATACTCTTGTGTGTTCTTTCGAAATCGAAAAGCGGTGGAGAATCATTTGCTGCTACATTTGAAACCCGCTTTTTATCGGCTGAAATACGGGATCAAAGTGAACAATCCTCTCTTTGACTCCATTAAAACCAATTATGCGGACATATTTGCTTTAACCAAAAAAGTGATTGATCATTTTCAAAAACTGGTGGGAAAGCCTATTCCTGACGACGAAACAGCTTTGCTGGCCGTCCACTTCGGGGGATGGCTCAATCGTGAAGAGGCAGAAGGGCATCAACGTAAAAAAGCGGTGATCGTATGTGCGAATGGAGTAGGAACGTCTTTGATTATGCATAGACAGCTTAAAGAGCTGTTGCCAAACGTCGAGATTGTCGATAGCTTGACGAAAAGACAATATGATTCTGCAAGCCTTGATGTCGATTTTGTAGTATCTACTGTACCGCTTCAAGATCGCGGCATTCCTGTATTTTTGACAAATCCGATTATGAATGAAGCAGAAAAAAACAAGTTGCTGAAATGGACGAACCACTTTACAAATAACAGAGAAAATCTTTCCGTTCAAGCATTCATGAATATGATTGAAAAGTATGCAGATATCCACGACTATGAAGGTCTTGCACGAAAGGTAAAGGAATTTTTGTCCGTTCCTTCCCCGACGATGAAGGAGGTATACAAACCGATGCTCAATGAATTGATTGATGAAGACCACATTGTGTTAAAAGAGGAGGAGAAGAGCTGGGAAGATGCCATAAAAACGGCGGCGGAGCCACTGCTGAAAACGGGTGCGGTCACGGAAGGATATGTCGATGCCATGATTGAAAGCGTCCATGAGTTGGGACCGTATATCGTCATTGCACCAAAAGTAGCGATTCCTCATGCAAGGCCTGAAAAAGGAGTTAATCGACTGGGGATGACATTGCTGCGCTTAAAAAAAGGAGTACCCTTTGCAGAGGATGGTTCACGCAATGTTCATTTGGTTATTGTCTTGGCAGCCGTGGACAATGAAACGCACTTAAAAGCGTTGTCTCAATTATCTAATTTGCTGTCAGACTCTCAAAATATCGAGCAATTAATCAAGGCGGACACAAAAAAAGAGATTCTCGATTTAATCAATCAATATTCAAAAGAATAA